In Paenibacillus sp. G2S3, a single window of DNA contains:
- a CDS encoding DUF3951 domain-containing protein, translated as MNLVQFMLVGVGAIFYLSLGIIIVKILLTRKLPSNNYTPFDYITAYSHVEFHDEKKEVEENADHGDDKDKNIISLSKRTSLP; from the coding sequence ATGAACTTAGTACAATTCATGTTGGTTGGAGTAGGAGCCATTTTCTATCTCTCATTAGGAATCATCATTGTCAAGATATTACTTACAAGAAAATTACCAAGTAATAATTACACTCCATTTGACTACATCACGGCCTATTCTCATGTTGAGTTTCACGATGAGAAAAAAGAGGTAGAAGAAAATGCGGACCATGGTGATGATAAGGACAAAAACATCATTTCGTTATCAAAACGAACTTCTCTTCCCTAA
- a CDS encoding DUF896 domain-containing protein, with protein sequence MNIDELVARINELARKQKSVGLNQEETAERAKLREIYLGNIRNNFRAQLNTIELVDNDEHEQGNKGLKH encoded by the coding sequence TTGAATATTGATGAGTTGGTCGCGCGTATTAACGAATTGGCACGCAAACAGAAGAGCGTAGGCCTTAATCAAGAGGAAACGGCGGAACGCGCCAAGCTTCGTGAAATTTATTTGGGGAATATTCGCAATAACTTCCGAGCACAGTTGAATACGATTGAATTGGTCGATAATGATGAGCATGAACAAGGTAACAAGGGGCTTAAGCATTAA
- a CDS encoding HAD-IA family hydrolase, whose product MPISAVLFDLDDTLLWDDRSVNEAFRSACEAAGDTIDPQELELAVRKEAIGLYESYETNPFTKMIGINPFEALWGNFTAGEQPEFRQLEQLAPGYRKEAWRRGLAALGVEDEGLAETLAAKFAAERRNRPYIYEETIQVLEELKGKVKLLLLTNGCPALQQEKLDGVPEIVPFFDHIVISGSFGKGKPDKDIFLHALELLDIAPEQGVMVGDKLTTDIRGGLATGLTTVWINRKGKQPDPEIQPDYEIKHLGELLSLVQSL is encoded by the coding sequence ATGCCAATTTCCGCCGTACTATTTGACCTTGATGATACACTGCTCTGGGATGATCGGAGCGTCAATGAAGCATTTCGTTCTGCATGTGAAGCCGCCGGGGACACGATTGATCCACAAGAACTGGAACTTGCGGTGCGTAAAGAAGCCATAGGACTATATGAATCCTACGAAACGAACCCATTTACAAAAATGATTGGGATTAATCCGTTTGAAGCACTTTGGGGGAACTTTACTGCAGGTGAACAGCCGGAATTCCGTCAATTGGAGCAGCTTGCACCGGGATACCGTAAAGAGGCATGGCGTCGTGGTCTTGCAGCACTTGGTGTAGAGGACGAAGGTCTTGCTGAGACGTTAGCAGCTAAATTCGCAGCGGAGCGTAGAAATCGACCTTACATCTATGAAGAAACGATTCAAGTGCTTGAAGAGCTGAAGGGAAAAGTTAAGCTATTGCTTTTGACTAATGGATGCCCTGCATTGCAACAAGAGAAACTAGATGGCGTACCTGAAATCGTTCCTTTCTTTGATCACATCGTGATTTCTGGAAGCTTCGGCAAAGGAAAGCCGGATAAGGATATTTTTCTGCATGCTCTGGAGCTTCTAGATATTGCACCTGAGCAAGGGGTTATGGTCGGAGATAAGCTTACAACGGATATTCGTGGTGGGTTGGCAACAGGTTTGACTACGGTTTGGATTAATAGAAAAGGCAAACAGCCAGATCCGGAAATTCAGCCGGATTATGAAATCAAACATCTTGGAGAGCTTCTTTCATTGGTCCAATCTTTATAA
- a CDS encoding L,D-transpeptidase, translating into MPNYRIIVDLTQRMLYLLDNDTVIRGFPVGIGKMLTQSPLGDFTIINKQPDPGGPFGVFWMGLSKPHYGIHGNNDPASIGHEVSHGCIRMYNEDVLALAAIVPIGTQVTIRN; encoded by the coding sequence ATGCCAAATTACCGAATTATAGTGGATCTGACGCAGCGTATGCTTTATCTTCTTGATAATGATACTGTGATCAGGGGATTCCCCGTCGGAATCGGTAAAATGTTAACTCAATCACCATTAGGTGATTTCACAATCATTAACAAACAACCCGATCCAGGTGGTCCATTTGGAGTCTTTTGGATGGGTCTATCTAAGCCTCACTATGGGATACATGGAAATAATGATCCCGCATCCATAGGGCACGAGGTTTCCCACGGTTGTATTCGTATGTACAATGAGGATGTATTAGCACTAGCTGCGATTGTTCCGATTGGAACACAAGTAACGATCAGGAATTAA
- a CDS encoding Holliday junction resolvase RecU: MAVINKRATPVKVTKSKGSKVHAGYFEAQATVDYDGIYRERAVFFEAKSIQELDRFDLKNVADHQYEHLDMCHKFGSHYASS, encoded by the coding sequence TTGGCTGTTATCAATAAACGAGCCACGCCCGTAAAGGTAACTAAGAGCAAAGGATCCAAAGTACATGCGGGATACTTCGAGGCTCAAGCAACAGTTGACTATGACGGCATCTATCGTGAACGAGCCGTATTTTTCGAAGCGAAGTCTATTCAGGAGTTAGATAGATTTGATTTAAAGAACGTTGCAGATCATCAATATGAACACTTGGATATGTGTCATAAGTTCGGTTCGCACTATGCTTCGTCTTAG
- a CDS encoding DUF5316 domain-containing protein: protein MHIFIYIGLAFFVISGICVGGFTTGTQQRGNFYSESKEDRKIKNKVANWSALGGVFSLVVAGIIYLL from the coding sequence ATGCACATTTTCATATATATAGGATTAGCTTTTTTCGTGATTTCTGGTATATGTGTGGGCGGATTTACGACAGGTACTCAGCAAAGAGGGAATTTTTATTCGGAATCCAAAGAAGACCGTAAGATTAAAAACAAAGTAGCGAATTGGTCTGCTTTAGGAGGCGTTTTTTCATTAGTGGTTGCTGGGATCATTTATTTATTGTGA
- a CDS encoding HAD-IIA family hydrolase gives MEQIKGLLIDLDGTLYHGHKMIPGADLLIKGLREAGIPFLFVTNNSSRTAANVAAHLCGMGIDAKAEEVCTSSMAAARYIAEESPGAAVAILGEEGLRVACTEAGLRIVTDAPDYVLQGIDRSFNYTSLSQASRWILGGAKFVLTNPDLMLPSDDGIMPGAGTIGAAIEAASGVSPVVIGKPESHLIKFATDLLGIEPEHAVVVGDNMRTDIAAGVNAGCRTVLVFTGLTNAENLDHYKNLTGISPDEICADLTELKTFLGV, from the coding sequence ATGGAACAGATTAAAGGATTATTGATTGATCTAGATGGTACGTTATACCATGGGCATAAAATGATTCCTGGTGCTGATTTACTGATTAAAGGACTACGCGAAGCTGGCATTCCTTTTTTATTTGTTACCAACAATTCATCGCGTACAGCGGCTAATGTGGCTGCACATCTATGTGGAATGGGAATCGATGCGAAAGCTGAAGAGGTATGTACCTCATCAATGGCGGCCGCACGTTACATAGCTGAGGAATCACCTGGGGCTGCAGTGGCGATACTTGGAGAAGAGGGTTTGCGTGTGGCTTGTACCGAAGCGGGGCTCCGCATCGTCACAGACGCCCCTGATTATGTACTGCAAGGCATCGATCGCTCCTTCAATTACACTTCGCTCTCGCAAGCTTCACGCTGGATTCTGGGAGGAGCAAAGTTTGTACTCACTAACCCAGACTTAATGCTGCCATCAGATGATGGCATTATGCCAGGCGCAGGTACGATTGGTGCAGCCATTGAGGCTGCCAGTGGTGTGAGTCCAGTAGTGATTGGCAAGCCAGAATCTCATCTAATCAAATTTGCGACAGATCTTCTTGGTATCGAGCCTGAACATGCAGTGGTTGTTGGTGATAATATGCGTACAGATATAGCAGCTGGAGTAAATGCGGGCTGTCGTACAGTTCTTGTTTTTACCGGATTAACCAATGCAGAAAATCTTGACCACTATAAAAACCTCACCGGAATCTCACCGGATGAAATTTGTGCCGATTTAACTGAACTTAAAACGTTTCTCGGTGTATAA
- a CDS encoding YopX family protein has product MSSEGDTHIIDHESWYKWKVDPETVGQYIGLKDKYDREIYAGDIPRDPTGIGEIEWVQEHCAYMVFTKNPSKYHHLESDGKLLHTEIIGNIFENPELIEV; this is encoded by the coding sequence ATGAGCAGCGAGGGTGACACTCACATCATCGACCATGAGAGTTGGTATAAGTGGAAGGTTGATCCTGAAACAGTAGGTCAATACATCGGATTAAAGGATAAGTACGATCGGGAGATTTACGCAGGAGACATCCCACGTGATCCGACTGGTATAGGAGAAATAGAATGGGTTCAAGAGCATTGCGCGTACATGGTGTTCACCAAAAATCCGAGTAAATACCACCATTTGGAGTCAGATGGAAAGCTGTTACACACCGAAATCATCGGCAACATCTTCGAGAATCCAGAACTAATAGAGGTATAA
- a CDS encoding LysM peptidoglycan-binding domain-containing protein has protein sequence MLKYSTYRSIYDKAPVVESLGHNPISRNSAQIKEFTEHLLQGLMRLFRRDFVIKLTLIIVLVLSGLTVVGNVFAGSTTLMKDEKRVVVERGDTLWSIALENKPSDMKTAVYIEGIKKSNGIKGSQINAGDILTLPIY, from the coding sequence ATGTTAAAATACAGTACATACCGTAGCATCTACGATAAAGCCCCCGTGGTTGAATCTTTAGGACATAATCCTATTTCCCGAAATTCTGCTCAGATTAAAGAGTTTACAGAGCATTTGCTTCAAGGACTGATGCGTTTATTCCGGAGAGATTTTGTTATTAAGCTGACATTGATTATTGTGCTTGTACTATCAGGGCTTACAGTAGTAGGTAATGTATTTGCAGGATCTACTACTTTAATGAAAGATGAGAAGCGCGTAGTGGTTGAACGTGGAGATACACTTTGGAGTATTGCACTTGAGAATAAACCTTCTGATATGAAGACGGCTGTATATATAGAAGGAATTAAAAAATCCAACGGTATTAAAGGCAGTCAGATTAATGCTGGAGATATCCTCACTTTACCTATTTATTAA
- a CDS encoding MBL fold metallo-hydrolase, with amino-acid sequence MEWNGGSHLIQDRWFTVTKIDPITYAISEYGHWEKVHSFLLLGKEQAVLIDTGLGIDNIKRITDQLTDLPIAVITTHVHADHIGSHGQFETIYVHKEDEDWLINGIRGLSLAQIRKDMSRDITLPVPETFDPNTYTPYQGRPTALLQEGDVLDLGGRRLEIYHTPGHSPGHISIFDHANGYLFTGDLLYDVTPIYAFYPSTSPADLVASLEKIAQISNVSQVFGSHNTLGLDPAILQEVMKAVRELRERDLVAHGTGIHQFNGFSVQF; translated from the coding sequence ATGGAATGGAATGGAGGATCACACTTGATTCAAGATCGATGGTTCACAGTCACGAAAATTGATCCAATTACTTATGCAATCAGTGAATATGGACATTGGGAAAAGGTGCACTCTTTTTTGTTGTTAGGGAAAGAACAAGCGGTGTTGATTGATACGGGATTAGGCATCGATAATATAAAAAGAATAACGGATCAGTTAACGGATTTACCTATCGCTGTCATCACTACGCATGTGCATGCAGACCATATAGGCAGTCATGGACAATTTGAGACGATCTATGTTCATAAAGAGGATGAGGATTGGCTGATTAATGGAATACGAGGTTTGTCACTTGCCCAGATCAGAAAAGATATGAGCCGAGATATTACTCTTCCTGTTCCTGAGACGTTTGATCCTAATACGTATACACCTTATCAAGGGAGACCAACAGCTCTATTGCAAGAGGGAGATGTGCTTGATTTAGGCGGGCGTAGATTAGAAATTTACCACACACCGGGTCATTCACCAGGTCATATTAGCATCTTTGATCATGCCAACGGGTATCTGTTTACAGGGGATTTGTTGTATGATGTTACGCCAATTTATGCTTTTTATCCCTCTACTAGTCCGGCAGATTTAGTGGCTTCTTTAGAAAAGATTGCGCAAATTTCAAATGTATCTCAAGTATTCGGCTCTCATAATACGTTGGGTCTAGATCCAGCTATTTTGCAAGAGGTTATGAAGGCAGTTCGTGAATTACGTGAACGTGATCTAGTCGCTCATGGTACGGGCATTCATCAATTTAACGGATTTAGTGTGCAATTTTAA
- the lexA gene encoding transcriptional repressor LexA produces MSKISSRQLAILEFIRSEVRSKGYPPSVREIGEAVGLASSSTVHGHLDRLEKKGLIRRDPTKPRAIELLGQEDSENVHHFAQTVARIPVVGKVTAGVPITATENIEDYFPLPTHYVGDNKVFMLSVQGDSMVEAGIMNGDYVIVRQQQTADNGDIVVAMTEEDEATVKTFYKERDHIRLQPENPAYEPLRLNRVTILGRVIGLFRDIH; encoded by the coding sequence ATGTCAAAGATTTCAAGTCGCCAGCTGGCGATCCTGGAATTTATACGTAGCGAAGTCCGCAGCAAGGGTTATCCTCCTTCCGTCCGGGAGATTGGTGAAGCTGTTGGACTTGCTTCCAGCTCCACAGTTCACGGTCATTTGGATCGGCTAGAGAAGAAGGGACTTATCCGTCGAGATCCAACGAAGCCTCGTGCGATAGAATTGCTTGGCCAAGAGGATTCCGAGAATGTCCATCATTTCGCACAAACCGTCGCTCGCATTCCTGTCGTAGGTAAGGTTACCGCCGGGGTTCCTATCACTGCTACTGAGAATATTGAAGACTATTTCCCGCTTCCAACTCACTATGTTGGAGATAACAAAGTATTTATGTTATCGGTTCAAGGTGACAGTATGGTAGAAGCAGGAATTATGAATGGTGACTATGTAATTGTTCGCCAACAACAAACGGCTGACAACGGAGATATCGTTGTAGCTATGACCGAAGAAGATGAAGCAACCGTGAAGACCTTTTATAAAGAACGTGATCATATCCGTCTTCAGCCGGAGAATCCGGCGTACGAGCCTCTTCGCCTTAATCGCGTGACCATTCTCGGCAGAGTTATCGGATTATTTCGAGATATCCACTAA
- a CDS encoding FixH family protein, whose translation MKISRTIVPLLLGATLLVLGGCSSDQTKQSGIHNMNMNMDMSMEPIKVELHWSPEEVVVNQKVTFEAVVTQENLAVDDAKEVLFEIVRKDDEEQKIELKGKLVGDGIYQAEGALAKEGQYIVTSHVTARTQHSMPNKELSVKP comes from the coding sequence ATGAAGATTTCAAGAACAATAGTTCCTTTATTATTAGGTGCAACACTTTTAGTACTGGGAGGATGTTCATCAGACCAAACCAAACAATCTGGAATACATAATATGAATATGAACATGGACATGTCTATGGAGCCTATCAAGGTCGAGTTACATTGGAGTCCTGAAGAGGTTGTTGTAAATCAGAAGGTGACCTTTGAGGCTGTGGTGACGCAAGAAAACTTAGCTGTGGATGATGCGAAAGAGGTTTTATTTGAAATTGTGAGGAAAGATGATGAGGAACAGAAAATTGAGCTTAAAGGGAAGCTAGTCGGTGATGGAATCTATCAAGCAGAAGGAGCACTTGCGAAAGAAGGACAATATATTGTTACATCGCATGTAACTGCTAGAACTCAGCATTCTATGCCTAATAAAGAACTCTCTGTGAAACCATAA
- a CDS encoding cupin domain-containing protein produces the protein MAKIFNENTVSFKQKLSPIPEFAWHTSERLAEIANSKHLVFDIRSLDPDKYSFPYHFHRSAEEIFVILTGKAMLRTPEGFTEVSEGDVLFFEMGLEGAHQLYNHTEVPCRYLDLRTNQGIDVCEYPDSGKINILPYQEIYQADQQADYYKGEEQVREKWNGMEDHT, from the coding sequence TTGGCGAAGATTTTTAATGAGAATACAGTTTCATTTAAACAGAAGTTATCTCCGATCCCTGAGTTTGCTTGGCATACGAGTGAGAGATTAGCTGAGATCGCTAATTCCAAACATCTAGTCTTCGACATAAGATCACTAGATCCAGATAAATATTCTTTTCCTTATCATTTTCATAGAAGCGCTGAAGAGATATTTGTAATTTTGACGGGAAAAGCGATGTTAAGAACTCCCGAAGGTTTTACCGAGGTTTCTGAGGGGGATGTGTTATTTTTTGAAATGGGGCTCGAAGGTGCTCATCAACTTTATAATCATACGGAAGTACCATGCCGGTATCTTGATCTCCGAACGAATCAGGGTATAGATGTTTGTGAATATCCAGACTCAGGCAAAATCAACATTCTCCCTTATCAAGAAATCTATCAGGCGGATCAGCAAGCGGATTATTATAAAGGAGAAGAGCAGGTAAGGGAGAAATGGAATGGAATGGAGGATCACACTTGA
- the rnz gene encoding ribonuclease Z, with protein sequence MELYFLGTNAGVPTIQRNVTSIALRLLEERRSIWMFDCGEGTQHQVLRSPIRLGKLEKLFITHLHGDHLFGLPGLLSSRGYQGGTSPLSVYGPPGLKAYLDISLAVSQSRIPYKIEIVEHTGGTVFEDDGFKVEAALLEHRIDSYGYRVTEKDSPGSLNTELLKSYGLKPGPLYGKLKKGEDVITDDGVRISAADVVREPKKGRIVTILGDTRPCSGALALSLHADLVVHEATFAHDLAEMAYQYHHSTARQAAELAKEAKAGQLLLTHFSSRYSSSEDLIPLLEEAELIFPETLLAEEFSAYPIYRR encoded by the coding sequence ATGGAATTATATTTTTTAGGTACGAATGCAGGGGTACCAACTATACAACGCAATGTAACGTCTATTGCATTAAGACTACTGGAAGAACGCCGTAGTATTTGGATGTTCGATTGCGGGGAAGGGACTCAGCATCAAGTTCTTCGCTCACCGATTCGCCTAGGAAAGCTGGAAAAGCTATTCATTACTCACTTACACGGAGATCATCTATTTGGCCTTCCAGGTCTGTTATCGAGTCGTGGTTATCAGGGAGGGACTTCACCTTTATCGGTTTATGGCCCCCCTGGATTGAAAGCCTACTTAGATATATCTTTAGCTGTGAGCCAATCCCGGATTCCATACAAAATTGAAATTGTCGAGCATACAGGAGGAACGGTTTTCGAGGATGATGGATTTAAAGTTGAGGCCGCATTATTAGAGCATCGTATTGACAGCTATGGTTACCGGGTAACGGAAAAGGATAGTCCCGGTAGCCTCAATACGGAATTACTTAAGAGTTATGGCTTAAAGCCTGGACCGTTATATGGAAAATTAAAAAAAGGTGAAGATGTTATCACGGATGATGGTGTTCGTATCAGCGCGGCTGATGTTGTCAGAGAACCTAAAAAAGGTCGTATTGTTACGATCTTAGGTGACACGAGACCTTGTTCGGGAGCTTTAGCGCTCTCACTTCATGCAGACCTAGTCGTTCATGAAGCAACCTTTGCTCATGACCTGGCGGAAATGGCGTATCAATACCATCACAGCACAGCACGTCAAGCTGCAGAGCTAGCAAAGGAAGCCAAGGCAGGACAACTGTTGCTGACTCATTTCAGCTCTCGTTACAGCTCGTCTGAGGATTTGATTCCTTTACTGGAAGAAGCTGAGCTTATATTCCCAGAGACATTGTTAGCTGAGGAATTCAGTGCGTATCCGATTTATCGAAGATAA
- the metH gene encoding methionine synthase → MAKYTLEESLQQRILILDGAMGTMIQQVPLTGEDFGGEELDGCNEMLVLTRPEVIQTIHEQYLEAGADLIETNTFGATSVVLAEYDIPQRAREINLVAAKLARNAVDKYDTPDRPRYVVGAMGPTTKTLSVTGGVTFQELVDSYEEQAVALIDGQVDALLLETSQDTLNVKAGSIGIRNAFEKTGIKLPVMISGTIEPMGTTLAGQNIEAFYISLEHLKPISIGLNCATGPEFMRDHIRSLSAISSAAVSCYPNAGLPDENGHYHESPDSLARKIAAFAEKGWLNIAGGCCGTTPEHIRAMSEALSQFPPRPLAGNHPPALSGIEPIYIENDNRPYMVGERTNVLGSRKFKRLIVEGKYEEASEIARAQVKSGAQVIDVCVQDPDRDEIEDIKLFLELVVKKVKVPLMIDTTDPKVIDLALQYCQGKAIINSINLEDGEEKFELVTPLIHKYGAAIVVGTIDETGQAIKATDKLEVAKRSYDLLVNKYGLAGEDLIFDTLVFPVGTGDEQYIGSAKETIDGIRLIKEALPGVHTILGISNVSFGLPEAGREVLNSVFLYECTKAGLDYAIVNTEKVERYASIPAEDRRLAEELIYNTNDDTLAAFVAAFRGKKIEKKEKISNLSLEERLASYVVEGTKEGLIPDLNEALTKSGPLEIINGPLMAGMSEVGRLFNNNELIVAEVLQSAEVMKASVGHLEQFMKKDETAVKGKIMLATVKGDVHDIGKNLVEIILSNNGYQIINLGIKVPPETIIEAFRREKADAIGLSGLLVKSAQQMVLTAQDLRTAGIDVPIMVGGAALTRKFTKTRIRPEYDGLVLYAKDAMDGLDIANRLMNPVEREKIAEEIRVEAESAVAVAPKQELPTLTRAVRSKISPDAPVFVPPDLERHVIRNYPLGHIIPYVNMQMLLGHHLGLRGSVEAQLAAGDQRTVELKGTVDDILHQAMLEGTITPHAMYQFFPAQSSGNDIIVYNPQNTAEILHTFTFPRQGVEPYLCLADFLKSVDSGIMDYVGFLVVTAGHGVRELSTALKDNGDYLRSHALQSVALEIAEGLAERVHHMMRDTWGFPDPADMTMKQRHGARYQGIRVSFGYPACPDLEDQGPLFKLLSPEDIGVHLTEGFMMEPEASVSAMVFAHPEAQYFNVEKL, encoded by the coding sequence TTGGCTAAATATACACTTGAGGAAAGCTTACAACAAAGAATATTAATTCTAGATGGTGCAATGGGCACAATGATCCAACAGGTGCCTCTGACAGGTGAGGATTTTGGTGGGGAAGAATTAGACGGCTGTAATGAAATGCTAGTATTAACTCGTCCAGAAGTAATTCAGACGATTCATGAGCAGTATCTTGAAGCAGGTGCTGATCTCATTGAAACGAATACATTTGGTGCAACGTCTGTTGTACTTGCTGAATATGATATTCCGCAGCGGGCTCGTGAAATTAATCTGGTTGCAGCAAAGCTAGCTCGTAATGCCGTTGATAAATATGATACACCAGATCGTCCCCGTTATGTCGTAGGTGCAATGGGTCCTACAACAAAGACACTCTCTGTTACAGGAGGCGTCACTTTCCAAGAGCTCGTTGATAGCTACGAGGAACAGGCAGTGGCATTGATTGATGGTCAAGTAGATGCGTTATTGCTAGAGACCTCTCAGGATACTCTGAACGTGAAAGCTGGAAGTATAGGTATTCGAAATGCATTTGAGAAGACAGGCATCAAATTGCCAGTGATGATTTCGGGAACGATAGAGCCGATGGGTACAACACTTGCCGGTCAGAATATTGAAGCATTCTATATTTCATTAGAACATCTGAAGCCAATCTCTATTGGTCTAAACTGTGCAACGGGTCCTGAGTTCATGCGTGATCATATTCGTTCGCTTTCTGCAATCTCTTCAGCAGCTGTGAGTTGTTATCCGAACGCTGGGCTGCCAGATGAGAATGGACATTATCATGAATCTCCAGATTCTCTTGCACGTAAAATTGCTGCGTTTGCGGAAAAGGGCTGGCTTAATATTGCAGGGGGTTGCTGCGGAACAACACCGGAACATATCCGTGCTATGTCGGAGGCACTTTCACAATTTCCACCACGTCCGCTTGCAGGGAATCATCCACCGGCTCTTTCAGGGATTGAACCTATCTACATTGAGAACGACAACCGTCCTTACATGGTAGGTGAACGTACGAATGTATTAGGGTCGCGCAAGTTTAAACGTCTTATCGTCGAAGGCAAATATGAGGAAGCCTCAGAAATTGCCCGTGCACAGGTGAAGAGCGGTGCTCAAGTTATCGACGTCTGCGTGCAAGATCCAGACCGTGATGAGATTGAGGATATTAAGCTGTTTCTAGAATTAGTTGTAAAAAAGGTTAAAGTTCCTCTGATGATCGATACTACCGATCCTAAGGTTATTGATCTGGCGTTACAATACTGTCAAGGTAAGGCGATAATTAACTCCATTAACCTTGAAGATGGTGAAGAAAAATTCGAGCTGGTCACTCCTTTGATTCATAAGTATGGCGCAGCTATCGTTGTAGGTACGATAGATGAGACAGGACAAGCAATCAAGGCTACGGACAAATTGGAAGTTGCCAAACGCTCCTACGACTTACTCGTGAATAAATACGGATTAGCCGGAGAAGATCTTATTTTCGATACGTTGGTATTCCCTGTAGGAACCGGGGATGAGCAATATATTGGCTCTGCCAAAGAAACCATTGATGGAATTCGTCTAATCAAAGAAGCTCTGCCAGGTGTTCATACGATCTTGGGAATCAGTAACGTCTCCTTTGGATTACCGGAAGCGGGGCGTGAAGTACTGAACTCAGTATTCCTCTATGAGTGCACTAAGGCTGGATTGGATTATGCGATCGTAAATACCGAGAAGGTAGAACGTTATGCTTCTATTCCTGCTGAAGACCGTCGTCTTGCTGAGGAATTGATTTATAATACGAATGACGACACGCTTGCTGCTTTTGTAGCCGCCTTCCGTGGGAAGAAGATTGAGAAAAAAGAGAAAATTTCTAACCTGTCGCTAGAAGAGCGTCTGGCTTCATATGTGGTTGAAGGCACCAAAGAAGGGCTTATTCCAGACCTTAATGAGGCGCTTACCAAATCAGGACCTTTGGAGATTATCAATGGCCCGCTAATGGCCGGGATGTCAGAGGTTGGACGGCTGTTTAATAACAATGAGTTGATTGTAGCTGAGGTACTGCAAAGCGCTGAAGTGATGAAGGCTTCTGTTGGTCATTTGGAGCAGTTTATGAAGAAGGATGAGACAGCGGTAAAAGGCAAGATCATGCTGGCAACTGTAAAAGGCGACGTACATGATATAGGTAAGAACTTGGTGGAGATCATCTTATCGAATAATGGTTATCAGATCATTAATTTGGGTATAAAAGTACCACCGGAGACCATTATCGAAGCATTTCGTCGTGAAAAAGCTGATGCGATCGGATTGTCTGGCCTACTCGTAAAGTCGGCACAGCAGATGGTGCTGACTGCACAAGACTTACGCACGGCTGGGATTGATGTGCCAATTATGGTAGGTGGCGCTGCCTTGACTCGTAAATTCACCAAAACACGAATACGTCCAGAATATGATGGTTTAGTACTGTATGCTAAGGATGCTATGGATGGACTAGATATTGCTAATCGGCTTATGAACCCTGTTGAACGGGAAAAAATTGCCGAGGAAATTCGAGTGGAAGCAGAATCGGCAGTGGCAGTTGCACCTAAGCAAGAGCTTCCTACGCTAACTAGAGCCGTACGCTCCAAAATTTCTCCAGATGCGCCTGTATTTGTTCCACCGGATTTAGAGCGCCATGTCATTCGGAATTATCCATTGGGGCATATTATCCCTTATGTGAACATGCAAATGCTGCTCGGTCATCATCTAGGGCTACGTGGTTCTGTAGAGGCGCAGTTAGCTGCTGGTGACCAAAGAACTGTTGAGTTAAAAGGTACTGTAGATGACATTCTACATCAAGCGATGCTGGAAGGCACGATTACACCTCATGCGATGTATCAATTCTTCCCGGCACAATCAAGTGGTAACGATATTATCGTGTATAATCCACAGAATACAGCTGAGATTCTGCATACCTTTACTTTCCCAAGACAAGGTGTAGAGCCTTATCTCTGTCTGGCGGACTTCTTGAAGTCGGTCGACAGTGGAATTATGGACTATGTAGGATTTCTTGTAGTAACTGCGGGACACGGTGTGCGTGAGCTATCTACAGCCCTTAAGGATAATGGAGATTATTTACGCTCACATGCCTTACAATCTGTAGCGCTAGAAATAGCAGAAGGCTTAGCGGAGCGCGTTCACCACATGATGCGTGATACTTGGGGCTTCCCAGATCCTGCAGATATGACCATGAAACAAAGACATGGAGCAAGATATCAAGGGATTCGTGTATCCTTTGGTTATCCTGCATGCCCAGATCTGGAAGATCAGGGACCGCTATTTAAGCTATTATCCCCGGAGGATATCGGTGTTCACCTCACAGAAGGCTTTATGATGGAGCCCGAGGCTTCCGTTTCAGCGATGGTATTCGCCCATCCAGAAGCGCAGTATTTTAATGTAGAGAAGCTGTAA